In Helicoverpa zea isolate HzStark_Cry1AcR chromosome 7, ilHelZeax1.1, whole genome shotgun sequence, the genomic window AGATTATATCTTGTCCAGTGCGTCATTACCAACGTCTATTAGAATCTTTagttatttttagctttatCTTGACAACATGGCCTGTTCCCAGCAACTGTTCCATCTTCTAATACTGCGTTATCATCATAGGGGATATTTTCAAACTTTGCAGTGTCTTCAGTTATTTTAGCCACTGGAAAATAAAGTTACATTAAAGTACTGCATTTTTAGAACTCAAATAAGTTTATGACTAGATTTACTATAATTTACTTCAGTATTAGGTATAAGACATACCAAAGACACCAGGCTTCACTTCTCGAGCTTGTATAACTTGAGTTCGAAGTTCCTTTTCGACATCCTCAGCTAGTTTGACCATCTGTACACATAAAAgcaatacctacataacataggcaataaactaataatttaaatatgaaattaaatagaataaaaacgtACAGCTTTAATAGCATCCTCATTGGTAACATGTTTGTTTTTCTGGAactcttcatttatttttaatcttccAGCAGTTAGTGCTCTGTCATCCCCAGCGAATACCTTCATCCTTGTTCTGTGAAGTTTCTTGAATGTTTGCAAGACCTAAAGGTACAATAATACTTTTTAATGGGTGCCACTGTACATTAAGCATCAATAGCAGTACACACTTTTTGGGTATTGATGGGTGATATAACACCATTTCCAGGTTTGTACTGAACACTGTAAGGTTATGTTGGCTATAAGTTTTTATCGATGCTGTTTAGTCTATAAATCTTTAGTATATTTTCTCATATCTCTGGCTAGTGTTATGGAAGTTTATACGTAATAGCATCTtcaaaattattgaaacactaaATGCGTATCATTGGATGTGCTGTTTATTTCTGCGGTACTTACTGACAACCTTGTCGTGCTCATGGTTTTGaagttaatataatttttgagtGCGGTTTCTATGGTTTTCTTGAACGGTGACTGCAAAACTTTCACAATAGAAGCGTTTTtccctgaaataaaacgcatattaaattacttacctaAATTCGAAGCTTAATTTATTGAGATAGCACTTCCGTTTTCCTCCTATTTCCCTTCTCTTTCTACCCTATATGTCTGTCTCTTTCGCTCTTCCCCTCTTTTGACTAGCTTCACCACCTGGCAGGGCGCATCGCGCTCGGCGCGAGAGCCTCTTGCTCATTGCGTTGAAATTCAACAGGCAGGAATTATATTAAGCTTCGAATTtaggtaagtaatttaatatgcgttttatttcagggaAAAACGCTTCTATTAAATAACTTGACCGTAAATTCGAAGCTTAATTtattgagacgtgtttgttatcgcctggtggtgAAGAACGCCAATGTGAGggagtttaaaaaataattactatgaTAATAATACGAATCAGCATGTAAGTATACAGAATGGAAAGGTTACATATGAATATACCTAAAAGTATTGACGGTAAGATACTTTAATAAGTACTTTTAACTCCttaaataaaagtatgtataataggaaaattactttattcacatttaagaaataaaaataacattaacttCTGATAAGTGTTGATATAAATTAATCACAATACAATTAATCAACAGGATTAAATAGGTTAGTAATATTACTTGATTGGTTAGATGTTGCTGGCATAACTTGACGTTGATAGAATTTTGTAAAAGTATTCTGAGTTCTCCAGTTACCCCTAGCCAAAATGGTATCTATAGGAAGATTCTCAGACCAGCTTTTAGATGCAACCGCGGATCGGAAACTACCAGGAGTTGCTATTATATTAGCTTCTAGTAAAAGTGTTCTGATCCAACCTGCTATTACAGCTCGTGAAGCAGGTTTTGCTTTGCctctaatatttataaacaaattattacatttaGCTAATTTTCGCCTATCTTTAAGGATATCAATATTTCTTTGTATCCAGTACACAGGGTCGAGATTCCTGTCAGTCGAGTTTCTTATCAATTTCCAACCTGACTGTCTATACGTAGCTGAATCGGTTTTAGATCCAAAGGCTGGCCAGAAAATTATGTTATCACTAGACA contains:
- the LOC124631807 gene encoding complex III assembly factor LYRM7; protein product: MSTTRLSVLQTFKKLHRTRMKVFAGDDRALTAGRLKINEEFQKNKHVTNEDAIKAMVKLAEDVEKELRTQVIQAREVKPGVFVAKITEDTAKFENIPYDDNAVLEDGTVAGNRPCCQDKAKNN